Proteins found in one Maridesulfovibrio sp. genomic segment:
- a CDS encoding methyl-accepting chemotaxis protein, translated as MSESMLENIMTPMVVVGPDGNIRWLNESIIRLIEEDGKTEDFIGQDFSIFFYGSKQETVSEKCMQEKKQLFVKGQVDGRKGTTKYISVASSPIFDFRGNLLGGFTTIMDFTNIKLKEDFITAQNSKISKGVADASKVSEQLANTSEEISSEVQNSSRGIHEQRARTEEVATSMEQMNASILEVSRNSSDAASMALQTQETANNGSGLVENVIGVMDEVNMKASHLKQEMGTLETHSNGINTIMQVISDIADQTNLLALNAAIEAARAGEAGRGFSVVADEIRKLAEKTMLATKEVENYIDAIQGSSKKSTAATEDTLLSIQQATELCTKADAALKQILEFSRTTAGQVAGIATAAEEQSAASEEVTSAIEDVNSIATQTTDSMNLVSEAVRELASLATDLDDFMTKMQIEEA; from the coding sequence ATGAGCGAATCAATGCTTGAAAACATCATGACTCCCATGGTTGTGGTGGGCCCGGACGGGAATATCCGCTGGCTGAATGAAAGCATTATAAGACTGATCGAAGAAGACGGTAAGACCGAAGATTTTATCGGGCAGGACTTTTCCATCTTTTTTTATGGCTCAAAGCAGGAAACCGTTTCCGAAAAATGCATGCAGGAGAAAAAGCAACTCTTTGTCAAAGGCCAGGTTGACGGCCGCAAAGGAACAACAAAATATATTTCGGTTGCTTCTTCACCTATCTTCGATTTCAGGGGAAACCTTCTTGGCGGATTCACAACCATCATGGACTTCACTAACATCAAACTGAAAGAGGACTTCATCACTGCGCAAAACTCAAAAATATCAAAGGGCGTAGCAGATGCGAGCAAGGTTTCCGAGCAACTAGCCAATACATCCGAGGAAATCAGCTCCGAAGTTCAAAATTCAAGCCGCGGAATCCATGAGCAACGAGCCAGAACCGAAGAGGTTGCTACTTCTATGGAGCAGATGAATGCCTCCATCCTTGAAGTTTCCAGAAACTCCAGTGATGCAGCTAGCATGGCCCTTCAGACTCAGGAGACCGCAAATAACGGCTCCGGGCTTGTAGAAAATGTCATCGGAGTTATGGATGAAGTAAATATGAAGGCCAGCCACCTCAAGCAAGAAATGGGCACACTAGAAACTCACAGTAACGGCATAAACACGATCATGCAGGTCATTTCGGACATTGCAGACCAGACGAACCTGCTGGCTCTCAACGCCGCTATCGAAGCTGCCCGGGCAGGTGAAGCCGGACGCGGTTTTTCCGTTGTGGCTGACGAAATCAGAAAACTGGCCGAAAAAACAATGCTTGCCACCAAAGAAGTCGAAAATTACATTGATGCCATTCAGGGCAGTTCCAAAAAAAGTACCGCGGCAACAGAAGATACCCTGCTAAGCATCCAACAAGCCACAGAATTATGCACCAAAGCTGATGCGGCTCTTAAGCAAATATTAGAATTCTCACGGACGACAGCTGGTCAGGTCGCAGGAATAGCTACCGCGGCTGAAGAACAGTCCGCAGCCAGTGAAGAAGTCACAAGTGCGATTGAAGATGTAAACAGTATAGCAACTCAAACGACGGATTCAATGAATCTGGTTTCCGAGGCTGTAAGAGAACTGGCCTCACTTGCAACGGATCTTGATGATTTCATGACCAAAATGCAAATTGAGGAAGCCTAA
- a CDS encoding YgdI/YgdR family lipoprotein produces the protein MKKIFIAALLCAGLLVFAGCGADHHTITMTDGSTAVSAGAPQFNKDSNTYTYENLDGQQTIIKREDVRQIEENND, from the coding sequence ATGAAGAAAATCTTTATCGCTGCTTTATTGTGCGCAGGACTTCTGGTCTTTGCCGGATGCGGAGCTGATCATCACACAATTACCATGACAGACGGGTCCACGGCGGTAAGTGCGGGTGCTCCCCAATTCAATAAGGACTCCAACACATATACTTACGAAAATCTTGATGGACAGCAGACTATAATCAAGCGCGAAGACGTACGGCAGATAGAAGAAAATAACGATTAG
- a CDS encoding glycosyltransferase, translating into MSGKFWGFVDTASRYRLLVSGHGKPHLMETANLIINSADNSREKSTLIDLGVDMFLAAWESSPLDGQLASNLLAINKQLKFLPAPLVETMSLIAANSIVPENLNYLQRLLAKDDKDKLLGYLAAQTEREPENLFWLSHLLDLAFFLGRHEVASAALARDWPSSMNMVLNKYSGDIAFCSGDYEQAEAIYSDTSEGALILGENLLRLAESVDRMGRREEALILWRDRMTARPWQVNTWFKVHDRLLGVDGSNKLDGQVAVCLYTFNKADDFNETMTSLAESPLDNVHIFALDNGSSDHTSEVMTSWKEKLGERFSRIDLPVNVGAPAARNWLKNMHEIKLYDYVAYLDDDASVPPDWQNHFSAAVESYPDAGVWGCKVVNEDQQEVIQHADLHLRETPAEFEDRVRNFEFAYLDPYNQDLDYGQFDYCRPCVSVTGCFHLFRQEVLGQSGDFDLRYSPTQFDDLDHDLMLADIGKTAVYQGKLKVLHKRQSGSVTTVSRAARGSGAGNVLKLESKYEARNVSEIIERDIGRLEDDFTEKSLKVGNVMKSL; encoded by the coding sequence ATGTCAGGTAAATTCTGGGGGTTTGTGGATACAGCTTCTCGCTACAGGCTTCTTGTGTCCGGTCACGGCAAACCTCATCTGATGGAGACCGCCAATCTTATTATCAATAGCGCGGATAACAGCCGGGAGAAAAGCACACTAATTGATCTTGGCGTGGATATGTTCCTCGCCGCATGGGAATCCAGCCCTCTGGACGGGCAGCTCGCATCCAATCTTTTGGCTATTAATAAGCAGCTTAAGTTTTTGCCTGCACCATTAGTGGAAACCATGTCTTTAATTGCCGCAAACAGTATTGTTCCTGAAAATCTGAATTATCTGCAGCGTCTTTTAGCCAAGGACGATAAAGATAAGCTGCTTGGTTATCTTGCGGCGCAGACTGAGCGGGAACCGGAAAACCTTTTCTGGTTGTCACACCTGCTTGATCTGGCCTTTTTTTTGGGGCGGCATGAGGTTGCGAGTGCTGCTTTAGCGCGGGATTGGCCTTCATCTATGAATATGGTGCTGAATAAATATTCCGGTGATATAGCTTTTTGCTCCGGTGATTATGAGCAGGCTGAAGCCATTTATTCCGATACTTCTGAAGGTGCGTTGATCTTAGGGGAAAACCTGCTGCGGCTGGCTGAAAGTGTCGACAGGATGGGCAGGCGGGAAGAAGCTTTGATTCTCTGGCGGGATCGCATGACGGCTCGTCCATGGCAGGTAAATACATGGTTCAAAGTCCATGACCGGTTGCTCGGTGTTGACGGCTCCAATAAACTGGACGGTCAGGTTGCCGTTTGTCTGTACACATTCAACAAAGCGGATGATTTTAATGAGACCATGACTTCACTGGCGGAGTCCCCTTTAGATAACGTCCATATTTTTGCTCTTGATAACGGTAGTTCCGACCATACTTCCGAAGTTATGACCAGTTGGAAAGAAAAGCTAGGGGAAAGGTTCAGCCGCATAGACCTTCCGGTTAATGTGGGAGCTCCTGCGGCGCGTAACTGGTTGAAAAATATGCATGAAATTAAGCTCTATGATTATGTTGCCTATCTCGATGACGATGCGTCTGTTCCGCCTGACTGGCAGAATCATTTCAGCGCAGCAGTTGAATCCTATCCTGATGCGGGGGTCTGGGGATGCAAGGTCGTCAACGAAGATCAGCAGGAAGTTATTCAACATGCCGACCTGCATCTGCGTGAGACTCCGGCGGAATTTGAGGATAGGGTCCGTAATTTTGAGTTTGCTTATCTTGATCCTTATAATCAGGATCTGGATTACGGGCAGTTTGATTACTGCCGCCCATGTGTTTCGGTTACCGGATGTTTTCATCTTTTCAGGCAGGAGGTGCTGGGGCAGAGTGGTGATTTTGATTTGCGTTATTCACCCACGCAATTCGATGATCTGGATCATGATTTGATGCTTGCTGATATTGGCAAAACCGCTGTCTATCAAGGAAAATTGAAAGTTTTGCATAAGCGTCAGTCCGGTTCAGTTACGACGGTAAGCCGTGCAGCCAGAGGAAGCGGTGCAGGAAATGTCCTAAAGCTGGAATCAAAGTATGAAGCACGGAATGTTTCTGAAATTATTGAGAGGGACATTGGTCGGCTTGAAGATGATTTCACGGAGAAATCGCTAAAAGTAGGCAATGTAATGAAGAGTCTGTAG
- a CDS encoding glycosyltransferase: MTYIINMSKRSYTVEPVMDQDRVADVRIHIEGKKWHLWGRKGAERERGLAQSTTTGRLPVLIGAGLGVCLDELLKSGPVAVLDNDPLIAEVSGADRFRNHPQVTWLSGEPARVLEQVRDWRAANGNVPLELVKIPLYLRLDREWYTSLANTIADEKDSAPVNFWDEMAYPKFRNAKPRVLFFHRPYFLTAEITSALERLGIEFRSVDIGMGDTVREGFVEDLLRTVAEFKPDFALTVNHFGVDREGKLTDLLLKMKLPLASWFVDNPHLILYRYTDVLPDLTAIFTYDAGNLEIMRGKGFDNIFYLPLATDVNRFKPGFTGPAEWQADVSFLGDSMVHAVDKYLKLSELDEDLQKRVPNLAEEFGNRAELSVEEFLRNLHPELLKRMEDFSTDEHKLSFEALITWVSTRSYRLSCVRELLPFRPLIVGDEGWHELLGKGDWRYLPSLDYYKDLPAFYPMSRVAFNCTSRQMKGAVNQRVFDVPACGGFVLTDYREQMEALFEPDSEIVFYKSRSEIGPKLKRWLTDDAGREKITAAARKRIMAEHTYEHRLTVLLEKMRQTFG; the protein is encoded by the coding sequence ATGACATACATAATTAATATGTCAAAAAGATCTTATACTGTTGAGCCTGTGATGGATCAGGATCGTGTTGCTGATGTACGTATCCACATTGAGGGCAAGAAATGGCATCTCTGGGGGCGCAAAGGAGCCGAGCGGGAACGCGGTCTTGCACAATCCACAACGACAGGAAGGCTACCGGTTCTAATCGGTGCGGGCCTTGGTGTTTGCCTCGATGAATTGCTGAAATCAGGGCCGGTTGCGGTGTTGGATAATGACCCGTTGATAGCGGAAGTTTCCGGTGCCGATAGATTTCGTAATCATCCGCAGGTAACTTGGCTGAGTGGCGAACCGGCGCGTGTTCTGGAGCAGGTACGTGATTGGCGTGCAGCTAATGGCAATGTTCCCCTTGAGCTGGTGAAGATTCCTTTATATCTACGGCTGGATCGTGAATGGTATACCTCCCTTGCAAATACAATTGCGGATGAAAAAGATTCCGCGCCCGTAAATTTCTGGGACGAGATGGCATATCCCAAATTCCGTAATGCAAAGCCCAGAGTACTTTTTTTCCACCGTCCATATTTTTTGACCGCTGAAATAACCTCAGCCCTTGAAAGATTGGGTATAGAATTCCGCAGTGTTGATATTGGTATGGGCGATACTGTACGTGAGGGATTCGTTGAAGATCTGCTGCGAACCGTAGCCGAATTCAAACCAGATTTCGCTCTCACAGTGAATCATTTCGGTGTTGACCGGGAAGGTAAACTGACCGATCTGCTGCTTAAAATGAAGCTCCCTCTGGCTTCATGGTTTGTAGATAATCCGCATCTCATCCTTTATCGCTACACTGATGTCTTACCGGATTTAACCGCCATATTTACTTATGATGCCGGCAATCTTGAGATCATGCGCGGCAAGGGGTTTGATAATATTTTCTACCTCCCTCTGGCAACGGATGTGAATCGTTTTAAGCCCGGTTTCACAGGGCCGGCTGAATGGCAGGCGGATGTCTCATTTCTTGGCGATTCTATGGTTCATGCTGTTGATAAATACTTGAAGCTCAGTGAGTTGGATGAGGACTTACAGAAAAGGGTTCCGAATTTGGCTGAAGAATTCGGTAATCGGGCTGAACTTTCCGTAGAGGAATTTTTACGTAATCTTCATCCTGAACTGCTTAAAAGGATGGAAGATTTTTCTACAGATGAGCATAAGCTTTCTTTTGAAGCCTTGATCACATGGGTATCAACCCGGAGTTATCGCCTTTCCTGTGTGCGGGAATTGCTGCCGTTTCGCCCGCTTATAGTAGGAGATGAAGGCTGGCATGAACTTTTAGGGAAAGGAGACTGGCGTTACCTGCCGTCCCTCGATTATTATAAGGACCTGCCCGCTTTTTATCCTATGTCCAGAGTTGCTTTCAATTGTACCAGCAGACAGATGAAAGGTGCGGTGAATCAGCGGGTTTTTGATGTCCCGGCTTGCGGAGGCTTCGTCCTGACCGATTATCGTGAACAAATGGAAGCTCTCTTTGAACCTGACAGCGAAATTGTTTTTTATAAAAGCAGGTCGGAAATCGGTCCGAAGTTGAAAAGATGGTTAACGGATGATGCGGGACGGGAGAAAATAACTGCTGCCGCCCGTAAACGGATAATGGCTGAGCACACTTATGAGCACAGGCTCACTGTTTTGCTGGAAAAAATGCGTCAAACATTCGGATAA
- a CDS encoding CatA-like O-acetyltransferase — translation MKDKNITTESKITFLDMEKWERAEHFNFFQSMRNSQYGFTVQQDVTELLAYRKNQNTTSDKLRFSDMLYYLATLAGNKIPELRTRIVDGKPAIYDVIHPAFTYIPKGRNLHANCLCRLGRDFKETSANIDSARQSADENPSLTPAGGEQPNLFYFSVVNGISFTSASNPWGDCNVDSVPRILFGHITENESGRKFMPVTAEALHGLMDGKHFGDFFKIFDEMCRKPEDYL, via the coding sequence ATGAAAGATAAAAATATAACAACTGAAAGCAAAATAACATTTCTGGACATGGAAAAATGGGAACGGGCCGAACATTTTAATTTCTTCCAGTCCATGCGCAACAGTCAATACGGCTTCACCGTGCAGCAGGATGTAACTGAACTGCTTGCCTACCGTAAGAATCAAAATACGACATCAGACAAGCTGCGTTTCTCGGATATGCTCTATTATCTGGCTACCCTTGCGGGAAATAAAATACCAGAACTGCGTACCCGCATCGTCGATGGTAAACCCGCCATTTATGATGTGATCCACCCTGCTTTCACCTATATTCCAAAAGGAAGAAACCTGCATGCCAACTGCCTGTGCAGGTTAGGGCGCGACTTTAAAGAGACCTCGGCAAATATCGATAGCGCCCGTCAATCTGCGGACGAAAATCCTTCGCTCACCCCTGCGGGTGGAGAACAACCGAACCTGTTCTATTTCAGCGTGGTAAACGGGATATCTTTCACTTCCGCCAGCAATCCATGGGGCGATTGCAATGTGGATTCAGTACCTAGAATTCTTTTCGGACATATCACAGAAAACGAATCCGGCAGAAAATTTATGCCCGTAACGGCGGAAGCTCTTCACGGCCTGATGGATGGCAAACATTTCGGAGATTTCTTCAAAATTTTCGATGAGATGTGCAGAAAACCGGAAGATTATCTATAA
- a CDS encoding GIY-YIG nuclease family protein: MSTWYVYLLRCSDNSLYCGVTTDPERRLKEHNSGTGAKYTRCRLPAAMEVYEAFADKRAAYRAEYAVKQKRAEQKVAFLKDLAAQDEASTSS; encoded by the coding sequence ATGAGTACATGGTATGTCTATCTGCTGCGGTGCAGCGATAATTCTTTATATTGCGGAGTAACCACTGATCCTGAGCGTCGGCTGAAAGAGCATAATTCCGGGACCGGAGCGAAGTATACCCGCTGTCGTCTTCCCGCCGCTATGGAAGTCTATGAAGCCTTTGCGGACAAGCGTGCTGCCTATCGCGCTGAATATGCTGTTAAGCAGAAACGGGCGGAGCAGAAAGTGGCATTTCTTAAGGACTTGGCCGCTCAGGACGAAGCTTCAACTTCATCCTGA
- a CDS encoding transporter substrate-binding domain-containing protein: MRFCISLLFTIFFLLNPEISPASSLKLITGNWEPYSSSDPEKPGITTEIVRAAFDAVGIETTLTFYPWARCEKMIQRGMDVVAFPYVQTAEREKFALFSKPILTERTYLYYSKRHMKDFDFTDYKSLRKYRIGTLNGFVHQEFFKKNNVPATAVKDNTAALRMLLMNRLQLFPINSLVAEKELKKNFSVKKDEIRHTKTPMYEVPLKLMVSNLNPQAHSVFSQFSKGMSILRRKGTVDKILKKYK; encoded by the coding sequence ATGCGTTTTTGTATCTCTTTACTATTCACAATATTCTTCCTGCTGAACCCGGAAATCAGCCCCGCGTCTTCCCTAAAACTCATAACAGGGAACTGGGAGCCATATTCAAGTTCAGACCCTGAAAAGCCGGGAATAACCACGGAAATAGTACGGGCTGCCTTCGATGCTGTTGGAATAGAAACCACATTGACGTTTTATCCTTGGGCCAGATGTGAAAAAATGATCCAACGCGGCATGGATGTCGTTGCATTTCCGTATGTTCAAACAGCAGAACGTGAAAAGTTTGCTTTATTTTCAAAGCCCATATTAACTGAACGTACATACCTGTATTATTCAAAACGTCACATGAAAGATTTTGACTTTACCGACTATAAATCACTGCGAAAATATAGAATTGGAACACTAAACGGATTTGTTCATCAAGAATTTTTCAAAAAAAACAATGTACCTGCAACCGCTGTAAAGGACAACACCGCCGCACTGAGAATGCTATTAATGAACCGGCTTCAATTATTTCCTATTAATAGTCTGGTTGCGGAAAAAGAATTGAAGAAAAATTTTTCAGTTAAAAAAGACGAAATCAGACACACCAAAACACCTATGTATGAAGTTCCCCTCAAACTGATGGTCTCCAATCTCAACCCGCAAGCCCATAGTGTTTTTTCGCAGTTCTCCAAGGGTATGTCTATTCTTCGCCGCAAAGGGACTGTCGATAAAATTTTAAAGAAATATAAATAA
- a CDS encoding ABC-F family ATP-binding cassette domain-containing protein, producing the protein MPRITISSLEKSYNGEDLFSDLSFEVNAGMRLAVAGPNGCGKSTLLKLIAGKIKPDAGTLSISKGARLGYVAQELTGEILENTLLSWVLSALPSWNNLWAQWEEAGQKNDQALMERLSEKQAELEHQFGYNPEHKARTILTGLGFSEHAMLSKIKELSGGWRERAKLGRVLLQGADLLLLDEPTNHLDLEAVEWLESYLLSFRGAVVYVAHDRIFLDKVGTHVLFLGSGRPTVRRGNFTEFLKWQAENAEQRSREAAKLSARIEAENSYINRFRVKARKAAQAQSKIKKVEKMSKELNKIQGEADLNRSGRTLSFRLPPTSRGDKAAISVVDLEFSYDGKPPSIWPLLNFQLFRGKKVALAAPNGAGKSTLLKVIMGKLEANSGFAKIGQNTSMAYFSQHQSEILREEATALSEIRRLCDPDTTEEQLKSVLGLFLLGEGYFERRVSALSGGEKNRLILASLFLSRANLLILDEPTNHLDLESREGLIRALKDYDGTLFFVAHDRYLLGEVADEIWALTDSGIETFFSFNEYDKHRKETLAAPAERSEKSEADESYKPAKRKLSKEDKRKQAEIRNTLYKELKPKTAEYEKLEKDLEKTLEDQAVMEEQLNDPELYNDGAAAVELNSRYTETCSWADELMEKMAVLEEEIAELEERKKQLLEDN; encoded by the coding sequence ATGCCCAGAATAACTATTTCATCACTAGAAAAATCTTATAACGGGGAAGATCTTTTCAGCGATCTTTCATTTGAAGTGAACGCCGGAATGCGTCTTGCCGTAGCCGGACCGAACGGTTGTGGTAAATCCACCCTGCTTAAACTCATTGCAGGAAAGATAAAACCGGATGCAGGAACGCTTTCCATTTCCAAGGGTGCGCGACTCGGTTATGTGGCTCAGGAACTGACCGGTGAAATACTCGAAAACACCCTGCTCAGCTGGGTACTCTCCGCGTTGCCTTCATGGAATAATCTTTGGGCGCAATGGGAAGAAGCCGGCCAGAAGAACGATCAGGCTCTTATGGAAAGGCTTTCCGAAAAACAGGCTGAACTCGAACACCAGTTCGGTTATAATCCCGAACACAAAGCCCGCACCATCCTGACCGGACTGGGGTTTTCCGAACACGCTATGCTCAGCAAAATCAAGGAACTTTCCGGCGGCTGGCGTGAACGCGCTAAACTGGGACGCGTCCTCCTTCAGGGTGCGGACCTGCTGCTCCTTGACGAACCGACCAACCACCTTGACCTTGAAGCTGTGGAATGGCTGGAAAGTTACCTGCTCTCATTTCGCGGCGCCGTGGTTTATGTAGCGCATGACCGTATTTTTCTTGATAAAGTAGGCACGCATGTCCTCTTTCTCGGGTCCGGACGCCCTACGGTGCGACGCGGCAATTTCACCGAATTTCTGAAATGGCAGGCCGAAAACGCAGAACAGCGGAGCCGCGAAGCCGCCAAGCTTTCCGCACGTATTGAAGCAGAAAACTCATACATCAACCGCTTCCGGGTCAAAGCCCGTAAGGCAGCGCAGGCTCAGTCGAAGATCAAAAAAGTTGAGAAGATGTCCAAGGAGCTGAATAAGATTCAGGGAGAGGCGGATCTCAACCGTTCCGGCCGGACTTTAAGCTTCCGTCTGCCGCCAACCTCCCGTGGGGATAAAGCAGCCATCAGCGTGGTTGATCTCGAATTTTCCTATGACGGTAAACCGCCATCCATATGGCCCCTGCTCAACTTTCAACTATTCAGGGGAAAAAAAGTAGCTCTGGCCGCACCCAACGGAGCCGGTAAATCAACCCTGCTCAAGGTAATTATGGGTAAGCTGGAAGCGAATTCGGGCTTTGCCAAGATTGGACAGAACACATCCATGGCCTATTTCAGCCAGCACCAAAGCGAGATCCTGCGCGAAGAAGCAACTGCTCTTTCAGAAATACGCCGCCTGTGCGACCCTGATACAACCGAAGAACAGCTGAAAAGTGTTCTGGGACTATTCCTGCTTGGCGAAGGATACTTCGAACGTAGAGTTTCCGCTCTTTCCGGTGGAGAGAAGAACAGGTTGATTCTCGCTTCACTATTCCTTTCGCGGGCCAACCTGCTCATTCTTGACGAACCTACCAACCATCTGGACTTAGAAAGCCGCGAAGGGTTGATCAGAGCTTTAAAAGATTATGACGGAACTCTTTTCTTTGTTGCGCATGACCGCTACCTGCTAGGTGAAGTTGCAGATGAAATCTGGGCTTTGACCGACTCCGGCATTGAAACTTTCTTCTCATTTAATGAATACGATAAACATCGTAAGGAAACGCTCGCGGCTCCAGCTGAGCGTTCGGAAAAAAGCGAAGCAGACGAGAGCTACAAACCTGCCAAGCGCAAGCTCAGCAAGGAAGATAAGCGGAAACAGGCAGAAATCCGCAACACTCTTTATAAAGAATTAAAGCCCAAGACCGCAGAGTACGAAAAACTCGAAAAAGATCTCGAAAAGACTCTTGAAGATCAGGCGGTCATGGAAGAACAGCTCAACGATCCCGAACTGTATAACGACGGCGCCGCAGCGGTGGAACTGAATTCACGCTACACTGAAACCTGCTCATGGGCCGACGAACTGATGGAAAAGATGGCCGTTCTCGAAGAAGAAATTGCCGAACTGGAAGAACGCAAAAAGCAACTTTTGGAAGATAACTAA
- a CDS encoding NUDIX domain-containing protein, which yields MAKKNPIEVVAGVIWKDGLFLSAERPAGKDYAGWWEFPGGKVEKDESLADALIRELQEELGITATSFDFWIEKTVEYPEYTVHLNFFDIWEFTGQVASLENQRFEWFDLTAMRDVKFLPVNYEILEMLKERESVLRNK from the coding sequence ATGGCCAAAAAAAATCCAATCGAAGTTGTAGCCGGAGTCATCTGGAAAGACGGGCTTTTTCTTTCCGCTGAACGCCCTGCCGGCAAGGATTACGCCGGATGGTGGGAGTTTCCCGGCGGCAAAGTCGAAAAGGATGAGTCTCTGGCCGATGCCCTTATCCGCGAATTGCAGGAAGAACTGGGTATAACCGCTACAAGCTTTGACTTCTGGATAGAAAAAACTGTAGAGTACCCCGAATATACAGTACACTTAAATTTTTTCGACATCTGGGAATTTACCGGTCAAGTTGCTTCACTGGAAAATCAACGTTTTGAATGGTTTGACCTGACCGCCATGCGCGATGTTAAATTCCTGCCCGTCAATTACGAAATCCTTGAAATGCTGAAAGAACGTGAAAGCGTTCTCCGTAATAAATGA
- a CDS encoding methylenetetrahydrofolate reductase: MKIIDLINKNEQFISLEFFPPKDRESWPKFFEVVNKLKVLNPLFASVTYGAGGGTQDNSLEIVKRMKQDAAIEPLAHLTCVGASPENISKFVSALQEAGVENILALRGDAPADDKDFDFNTQTFKHGSDLVTYVKREHPGVGVAVAGYPEAHLESPSIKEDFKWMKYKIAQGGEFIITQLFFDNRVYFDFCDRLKGMGIDVPVVPGVLPIMSLKSAKFILSLCGAAIPGKFLSALEKAHKEGGDDAVYKLGIEFATRQAQELLDGGAPGVHLYTLNRAKACLEIGQALKF, from the coding sequence ATGAAGATTATCGATTTAATAAATAAAAACGAACAGTTCATCTCGCTGGAATTCTTTCCCCCCAAGGACCGTGAATCGTGGCCTAAATTCTTTGAAGTAGTGAACAAGCTCAAAGTACTGAATCCCCTATTTGCCTCTGTTACTTACGGCGCAGGTGGCGGAACTCAAGACAATTCACTTGAAATTGTCAAAAGAATGAAGCAGGATGCGGCGATTGAGCCTCTCGCACACCTAACCTGCGTTGGTGCCAGCCCTGAAAACATCAGTAAATTTGTATCCGCTCTTCAGGAAGCGGGTGTTGAGAACATCCTTGCCCTGCGTGGCGATGCCCCGGCGGACGACAAGGATTTTGATTTCAACACCCAGACTTTCAAGCATGGTTCCGACCTCGTTACTTACGTAAAACGTGAGCATCCCGGCGTGGGAGTTGCCGTGGCAGGATACCCGGAAGCACATCTGGAATCTCCTTCTATCAAAGAAGATTTCAAATGGATGAAGTACAAAATCGCCCAGGGTGGAGAGTTCATCATCACCCAGCTCTTTTTTGATAACCGGGTTTATTTTGATTTCTGTGACAGGCTTAAAGGCATGGGAATTGACGTTCCTGTAGTACCCGGAGTACTGCCCATCATGAGCCTCAAATCCGCGAAATTCATTCTTTCCCTGTGCGGAGCGGCCATTCCCGGAAAATTTCTCAGCGCTCTTGAAAAAGCACACAAAGAAGGCGGCGATGACGCAGTTTACAAACTGGGCATTGAGTTTGCTACCAGACAGGCTCAGGAACTGCTTGACGGAGGTGCACCGGGAGTTCATCTCTATACCTTGAATAGAGCCAAGGCATGCCTTGAAATAGGTCAGGCTCTCAAATTTTAA